In Pseudomonas sp. R76, one genomic interval encodes:
- a CDS encoding CHASE2 domain-containing protein, with product MKLWGKAEKRQPTHAQRLFHGLVREWLWIGLLLLPITAYLSLSPGIALNNPLYDSLRRLTPLPVDPRILLVTIDDSSLKKLGRWPWPRSLHADLIDRLSAAQPAGILFDVIFSEPGIPANDKRLADAVCNAGNVLLPLLRDGSAGYSQPDEQMQPLLKCAKGVGHINVEADSDGVVRSLYLREGPVDATAPQLAWLAYTMSGAADAMPGEPQEPISQHWHREHAIRIPFIAAHTQFPSVSYASVLSGEVPPEQLRNRLILVGATASGMGDRFVTPLSSTVGTTAGLEIQANVLNGLLQGRSIVDLPAWLAAVMATSLVALLLGLLLYRPRYALWMTLGCMAAALLGAWALLRLGHWWSPAACLIGLLLSYLIWNWRRLSVVLAYFGWELARLDNEPKVLPERRRAPASKGDVLQGRIFALEQAVSRTRDTRRFMADGLECLPVATLITDPKGNILLANRISREVFGNQLVGQNLLEQLADLGYPPLHNGVRPALSALELIEFRDIHQRSLRMELAPLLPAEGDVALGWLLSLTDLSKERDAQQHRETMLRFLSHDLRAPHSAILAILDVHNGESPVFAQIEQQVRRALNLTESFVQLAKAEADGYQFQPTLFAMLVMDAFDQVAVVAQLKGIHLVHDLDEADEGMVSADQSLLTRALFNVLENAIKYSPSGTTVRLRHSSSQGWLECRISDQGPGIAAADLPELFSQYRRFDSAQGSEGLGLGLTMVKAVVERHGGRIGCESVVGKGTTFSVQLPLLDDC from the coding sequence ATGAAGCTATGGGGCAAGGCCGAGAAACGCCAACCTACCCATGCCCAACGCTTGTTCCACGGCCTGGTACGCGAGTGGTTGTGGATCGGTTTATTGCTGTTGCCGATCACGGCCTACCTGTCCCTGAGCCCGGGCATTGCGCTCAATAATCCTTTGTATGACAGCCTGCGTCGGCTTACGCCGTTGCCCGTAGATCCGCGCATCTTGCTGGTAACCATTGATGACTCCAGCTTGAAGAAGCTCGGCCGCTGGCCCTGGCCCCGCAGTTTGCATGCGGACCTGATTGATCGACTGAGTGCCGCGCAACCAGCGGGTATCCTGTTTGACGTGATCTTCAGTGAGCCCGGCATCCCTGCCAATGACAAACGCCTGGCCGATGCCGTGTGTAACGCGGGAAATGTATTGTTGCCATTGCTGCGTGACGGAAGCGCCGGATACAGCCAACCCGATGAGCAGATGCAACCGTTGCTCAAATGTGCCAAGGGCGTTGGCCATATCAACGTTGAAGCAGACAGCGACGGTGTGGTGCGGAGCTTGTATCTGCGTGAAGGTCCCGTTGATGCAACGGCCCCCCAGCTCGCGTGGCTGGCGTACACAATGAGTGGCGCAGCAGACGCCATGCCTGGCGAGCCTCAGGAGCCGATCAGTCAACATTGGCATCGAGAGCACGCCATACGCATCCCTTTCATTGCCGCGCATACTCAATTTCCCAGTGTGTCCTACGCCAGCGTATTAAGCGGTGAGGTGCCACCCGAACAGCTGCGCAACCGCCTGATACTGGTCGGAGCCACTGCTTCGGGAATGGGCGATCGTTTTGTAACACCACTCTCCTCCACTGTTGGCACCACTGCCGGGTTAGAGATCCAGGCCAATGTGCTCAATGGCTTGCTGCAAGGGCGCAGTATTGTGGATCTTCCCGCTTGGCTTGCGGCAGTGATGGCTACCTCTCTGGTAGCGTTGCTGCTTGGCTTGCTGCTGTACCGCCCGCGGTACGCGCTGTGGATGACGCTGGGCTGTATGGCCGCTGCGCTGCTGGGTGCATGGGCCCTATTGCGGTTGGGCCACTGGTGGTCGCCCGCCGCGTGCCTGATCGGACTGCTGCTTAGTTACCTGATCTGGAACTGGCGCCGTTTGAGCGTGGTGCTCGCCTATTTCGGCTGGGAGCTGGCGCGCCTGGATAACGAACCTAAAGTGCTCCCCGAACGGCGGCGCGCACCGGCCAGCAAGGGCGATGTGTTGCAGGGGCGGATCTTTGCCCTGGAGCAGGCCGTGAGTCGCACCCGGGATACTCGGCGCTTTATGGCCGATGGTCTCGAGTGCTTGCCGGTGGCGACGCTGATCACCGATCCCAAAGGCAACATCCTGTTGGCCAACCGAATTTCTCGGGAGGTATTCGGCAATCAGCTGGTCGGCCAAAACCTGCTGGAGCAGTTGGCGGACCTGGGATACCCACCCCTGCACAATGGCGTGCGCCCTGCTCTCTCGGCGCTGGAGCTGATCGAGTTCCGCGACATCCACCAACGCAGCCTGCGTATGGAGCTTGCGCCCTTGCTCCCGGCTGAAGGCGACGTCGCCCTGGGTTGGCTACTGAGCCTCACCGACCTGAGCAAGGAGCGCGACGCCCAGCAACACCGCGAAACCATGCTGCGCTTTCTCTCCCATGACCTGCGCGCGCCGCACTCGGCAATCCTTGCCATCCTGGATGTACACAATGGCGAGTCGCCGGTATTTGCCCAGATTGAACAGCAAGTACGACGCGCCTTGAACCTGACCGAATCCTTCGTGCAACTGGCAAAGGCCGAGGCGGACGGCTACCAGTTCCAGCCAACCCTGTTTGCCATGCTGGTGATGGATGCGTTCGACCAGGTGGCGGTGGTCGCTCAGCTCAAGGGTATCCACTTGGTCCATGACTTGGACGAAGCCGATGAGGGCATGGTCTCTGCGGATCAGTCGCTGCTGACGCGTGCCTTGTTCAATGTGCTGGAAAACGCGATCAAGTATTCACCGTCCGGTACCACGGTCAGGTTGCGGCACAGCAGCAGCCAGGGCTGGTTGGAATGTCGCATCAGCGACCAGGGCCCGGGGATCGCGGCGGCGGATTTGCCTGAGCTGTTCAGCCAGTACCGGCGCTTCGATTCTGCCCAGGGCAGCGAGGGATTGGGTCTGGGGTTGACCATGGTCAAGGCGGTTGTCGAACGCCACGGCGGGCGTATCGGCTGCGAAAGCGTGGTGGGCAAAGGCACCACGTTCAGCGTGCAATTGCCGCTGCTGGATGACTGCTGA
- a CDS encoding lysophospholipid acyltransferase family protein, which yields MSILQAIRTFFFYLLLGTSSFLWCTLSFFIAPFLPFKARYRFINVYWCRCALWLTKVFLNIRFEIKGAENVPDQPCVILSNHQSTWETFFLSAYFSPLSQVLKRELLYVPFFGWAMAMLRPIAIDRDNPKAALKHVAKKGDELLKDGVWVLIFPEGTRVPFGTVGKFSRGGTALAVNAHLPVLPIAHNAGKFWPKTGWAKREGTITVVIGEPMYAEGEGPRAIAALNDRAQAWNEAQQRAMGSLPPEPVVVDTPVI from the coding sequence ATGTCGATTTTGCAGGCCATCAGAACCTTTTTCTTTTACCTGCTGCTGGGCACCAGTTCGTTTCTCTGGTGCACCCTGAGCTTTTTTATTGCGCCGTTCCTGCCGTTCAAGGCGCGCTATCGCTTTATCAACGTCTATTGGTGCCGCTGCGCGTTGTGGCTGACCAAGGTGTTCCTGAACATTCGTTTCGAGATCAAGGGCGCTGAAAACGTCCCGGACCAACCTTGTGTAATCCTCTCGAACCACCAGAGCACCTGGGAAACGTTTTTCCTCTCGGCGTACTTCTCACCCCTGAGCCAGGTGCTTAAGCGTGAGCTGTTGTACGTACCGTTTTTCGGCTGGGCGATGGCCATGCTGCGGCCGATCGCCATCGACCGTGACAACCCCAAGGCTGCGCTCAAGCACGTGGCCAAGAAAGGTGATGAGCTGCTCAAGGACGGTGTGTGGGTGTTGATCTTCCCGGAAGGCACTCGCGTACCGTTCGGCACTGTCGGCAAATTCTCGCGGGGAGGTACGGCCTTGGCGGTCAACGCTCATCTGCCTGTGCTGCCGATTGCCCACAACGCCGGCAAGTTCTGGCCAAAGACCGGATGGGCAAAACGCGAAGGCACTATCACCGTGGTGATCGGCGAGCCGATGTATGCCGAGGGCGAAGGGCCACGAGCGATTGCCGCACTGAATGACCGCGCCCAGGCATGGAATGAAGCCCAACAACGGGCCATGGGTTCGCTGCCGCCAGAGCCGGTTGTGGTGGATACGCCGGTGATTTGA
- a CDS encoding lysophospholipid acyltransferase has product MEKFKGALLVGALRLFALLPWRAVQAVGTAIGWIMWKTPNRSRETVRINLSKCFPDIDPAARERLVGQSLMDIGKSLTESACAWIWPAQRSIDLVREVEGLEVLHEALASGKGVVGITSHLGNWEVLNHFYCNQCKPIIFYRPPKLKAVDELLQKQRVQLGNRVAASTKEGILSVIKEVRKGGQVGIPADPEPAESAGIFVPFFATQALTSKFVPNMLAGHKAVGVFLHALRLPDGSGYKVILEAAPEDMYSTDTATSCAAMSKVVERYVGAYPSQYMWSMKRFKKRPPGEARWY; this is encoded by the coding sequence GTGGAAAAGTTTAAAGGCGCCTTGCTGGTAGGCGCTCTTCGGTTATTTGCCCTACTGCCCTGGCGCGCTGTCCAAGCTGTCGGCACGGCGATTGGCTGGATCATGTGGAAAACCCCCAACCGCTCCCGCGAGACGGTGCGGATCAACCTCTCCAAATGCTTCCCGGACATAGACCCCGCCGCGCGCGAGCGCCTGGTCGGCCAAAGCCTGATGGACATCGGCAAGTCCCTGACCGAAAGCGCCTGCGCGTGGATCTGGCCGGCCCAGCGTTCCATCGACCTGGTGCGCGAAGTCGAAGGCCTGGAAGTGCTGCACGAAGCCTTGGCCTCGGGCAAAGGCGTGGTCGGCATCACCAGCCACTTGGGCAACTGGGAAGTGCTCAATCACTTCTACTGCAACCAATGCAAACCGATCATTTTTTACCGTCCGCCCAAGCTCAAGGCGGTGGATGAGTTGCTGCAAAAACAGCGTGTGCAACTGGGCAACCGCGTGGCGGCTTCCACCAAGGAAGGCATCCTCAGCGTGATCAAGGAAGTGCGCAAAGGCGGCCAGGTGGGAATCCCGGCTGACCCTGAGCCAGCTGAATCGGCAGGCATCTTCGTGCCGTTCTTCGCCACCCAGGCGCTGACCAGCAAGTTTGTGCCGAACATGCTCGCCGGCCACAAGGCGGTCGGTGTGTTCCTGCATGCGCTGCGGCTGCCGGACGGTTCGGGCTACAAAGTGATTTTGGAAGCGGCGCCGGAAGACATGTACAGCACCGACACCGCCACGTCCTGCGCGGCGATGAGCAAGGTGGTGGAGCGCTATGTCGGCGCCTACCCGAGCCAGTACATGTGGAGCATGAAACGCTTCAAGAAGCGCCCACCGGGTGAGGCGCGGTGGTATTGA
- the glyS gene encoding glycine--tRNA ligase subunit beta: MSAQDFLVELGTEELPPKALNTLADAFLAGIEKGLHTAGLKFAAKKVYAAPRRLAVLLTALETQQPDRSINLDGPPRQAAFDAEGNPTQAALGFAKKCGVELSEIDQSGPKLRFSQVITGKPTASLLPTIVEDSLNDLPIPKRMRWGARKEEFVRPTQWLVMLLGDQVIDCTILAQKAGRDSRGHRFHHPQAVRITSPANYAADLRAAYVLADANERRELISKRTEELARLQEGTAIVPPSLLDEVTALVEWPVPLVCSFEERFLDVPQEALITTMQDNQKYFCLLDVDGKLLPRFITVANIESKDPQQIIAGNEKVVRPRLTDAEFFFKQDKKQKLEDFNLRLQNVVFQEKLGSVYDKAVRVSKLAAYIAPRIGGDAAWAARAGLLSKCDLATEMVGEFPEMQGVAGYYYALNDGEPDDVALALNEQYMPRGAGAELPTTLTGAAVAIADKLDTLVGIFGIGMLPTGSKDPYALRRAALGVLRILIDKKLDLDLTQAVVFAVGQFGAKVKQAGLAEQVLEFVFDRLRARYEDEGVDVSVYLSVRALQPGSALDFDQRVQAVQAFRKLPEADALAAVNKRVSNLLSKADNLGNAEVDPGLFADAKEFSLNSAIAKAENAVKPLLAERNYAEALARLAALREPVDAFFEAVMINAEDAGVRKNRYAMLARLRGLFINIADISVLG; this comes from the coding sequence ATGAGTGCTCAAGATTTTTTGGTTGAACTGGGCACCGAAGAGCTGCCACCCAAGGCACTCAACACCCTGGCCGACGCATTCCTGGCCGGTATCGAAAAAGGCCTGCACACAGCCGGCCTGAAGTTCGCTGCAAAGAAAGTCTACGCCGCGCCACGTCGCCTGGCCGTGTTGCTGACCGCGCTGGAAACCCAGCAGCCGGACCGCAGCATCAACCTCGACGGCCCACCGCGCCAAGCGGCTTTCGATGCAGAAGGCAACCCGACTCAAGCTGCCCTTGGTTTTGCCAAGAAGTGCGGCGTCGAGCTGAGCGAAATCGACCAGAGCGGCCCGAAACTGCGTTTCAGCCAGGTCATCACCGGCAAGCCGACGGCGAGCCTGTTGCCGACCATCGTTGAAGATTCCCTCAACGACCTGCCGATCCCCAAGCGCATGCGCTGGGGCGCTCGCAAAGAAGAATTCGTCCGCCCAACCCAATGGCTGGTGATGCTGCTCGGTGACCAAGTCATCGATTGCACCATCCTCGCCCAGAAGGCTGGCCGTGACTCCCGTGGGCACCGCTTCCATCACCCGCAAGCTGTGCGCATCACCTCGCCGGCCAACTACGCCGCCGACCTGCGTGCCGCTTACGTGTTGGCCGATGCCAATGAGCGTCGCGAGTTGATCAGCAAGCGCACCGAAGAGCTGGCCCGCCTGCAGGAAGGCACCGCCATCGTGCCGCCAAGCCTGCTCGACGAAGTGACCGCGCTGGTTGAATGGCCGGTGCCGCTGGTGTGCTCGTTCGAAGAGCGTTTCCTCGATGTGCCGCAAGAAGCCCTGATCACCACCATGCAGGACAACCAGAAGTATTTCTGCCTGCTGGACGTGGACGGCAAGTTGCTGCCGCGCTTCATCACCGTGGCCAACATCGAAAGCAAGGACCCGCAGCAGATCATCGCCGGTAACGAAAAAGTCGTTCGCCCGCGCCTGACTGACGCCGAGTTCTTCTTCAAGCAAGACAAGAAGCAGAAGCTCGAAGACTTCAACCTGCGCCTGCAAAACGTGGTGTTCCAGGAAAAACTCGGCAGCGTCTACGACAAGGCCGTGCGTGTTTCCAAGCTGGCCGCCTACATTGCGCCACGCATTGGCGGTGATGCTGCCTGGGCTGCCCGCGCGGGCCTGCTGTCCAAGTGCGACCTGGCCACCGAAATGGTCGGCGAGTTCCCGGAGATGCAAGGTGTTGCCGGTTACTACTACGCCCTCAACGACGGCGAGCCGGACGATGTAGCCCTGGCGCTGAACGAGCAGTACATGCCGCGCGGTGCCGGCGCTGAACTGCCAACCACCTTGACCGGTGCGGCCGTGGCCATCGCCGACAAGCTGGACACCCTTGTGGGTATCTTCGGTATCGGCATGCTGCCGACCGGCAGCAAAGACCCGTATGCCCTGCGCCGTGCCGCCCTCGGCGTGCTGCGCATCCTGATCGACAAGAAGCTCGACCTCGACCTGACCCAGGCCGTGGTGTTTGCGGTCGGCCAGTTCGGTGCCAAGGTCAAGCAAGCCGGCCTGGCCGAGCAAGTGCTGGAGTTCGTGTTCGACCGCCTGCGTGCGCGTTATGAAGACGAAGGCGTGGACGTTTCCGTCTACCTGTCGGTACGTGCCCTGCAACCGGGTTCGGCGCTGGACTTCGATCAGCGTGTGCAAGCCGTACAGGCCTTCCGCAAGCTGCCGGAAGCCGATGCCCTGGCCGCCGTGAACAAGCGCGTGTCGAACCTGCTGAGCAAGGCCGACAACCTCGGCAATGCCGAAGTCGACCCAGGCCTGTTCGCCGATGCCAAGGAGTTCTCGCTGAACTCGGCCATCGCCAAGGCAGAGAACGCAGTGAAGCCGCTGCTCGCCGAACGCAACTACGCCGAAGCACTGGCGCGCCTGGCCGCCTTGCGTGAGCCGGTGGATGCGTTCTTCGAAGCGGTAATGATCAATGCCGAAGATGCCGGCGTGCGGAAAAACCGCTACGCGATGCTGGCGCGTCTGCGCGGCTTGTTCATCAACATCGCTGACATTTCCGTACTGGGCTGA
- a CDS encoding tetratricopeptide repeat protein: MLESLEKMLAKGVDNSLLRFGLGKGYLDLKDNAKAAEHLHKCVEFDPKYSAAWKLLGKAQLGLGDQAAARHAWEKGIEAALAHGDKQAEKEMTVFLKKLDRQG; this comes from the coding sequence ATGCTCGAATCCCTGGAAAAAATGCTCGCCAAGGGTGTGGATAATTCATTGCTGCGCTTTGGCTTGGGCAAGGGTTATCTGGACCTGAAGGACAACGCCAAGGCGGCGGAGCATTTGCACAAGTGCGTTGAGTTCGACCCGAAGTATTCGGCGGCGTGGAAGTTGTTGGGCAAGGCGCAGCTGGGGTTGGGTGATCAAGCTGCGGCGCGGCATGCCTGGGAGAAGGGCATAGAAGCGGCCCTGGCGCATGGCGACAAGCAGGCCGAAAAAGAGATGACGGTGTTCCTGAAAAAGCTCGACCGCCAGGGGTAA
- the glyQ gene encoding glycine--tRNA ligase subunit alpha translates to MSQPTPAVRTFQDLILALQQYWAEQGCVVLQPYDMEVGAGTFHTATFLRAIGPETWNAAYVQPSRRPTDGRYGENPNRLQHYYQFQVVLKPNPDNFQELYLGSLKHVGLDPLVHDIRFVEDNWESPTLGAWGLGWEVWLNGMEVTQFTYFQQAGGIECYPVTGEITYGLERLAMYLQGVDSVYDLVWADGPFGKVTYGDVFHQNEVEQSTYNFEHANVDKLFELFDFYESEAKRLIELDQPLPLPSYEMVLKASHTFNLLDARRAISVTARQQYILRVRTLARSVAQAYLLARAKLGFPMATPDLRDEVLAKLEAAQ, encoded by the coding sequence GTGAGCCAGCCTACGCCAGCCGTGCGTACCTTCCAAGACTTGATCCTCGCCCTCCAGCAATACTGGGCCGAGCAAGGTTGTGTGGTACTTCAGCCCTACGATATGGAAGTAGGCGCCGGCACTTTCCACACCGCTACATTCCTGCGGGCCATCGGCCCGGAAACCTGGAACGCCGCTTATGTGCAGCCCAGTCGTCGCCCGACTGACGGCCGCTACGGCGAAAACCCGAACCGTCTGCAGCACTACTACCAGTTCCAGGTAGTTTTGAAGCCCAACCCGGACAACTTCCAGGAGCTGTACCTGGGCTCGCTGAAACATGTCGGCCTGGACCCACTGGTGCACGACATCCGTTTCGTCGAAGACAACTGGGAATCGCCAACCCTGGGCGCCTGGGGCCTGGGCTGGGAAGTCTGGCTCAACGGCATGGAAGTGACGCAGTTCACTTACTTCCAGCAAGCGGGCGGCATTGAGTGCTACCCGGTGACCGGCGAGATCACCTACGGCCTCGAGCGCCTGGCCATGTACTTGCAAGGCGTGGATTCGGTCTACGACCTGGTGTGGGCTGACGGCCCGTTCGGCAAAGTGACCTACGGCGATGTGTTCCACCAGAACGAAGTGGAGCAGTCCACTTACAACTTCGAACACGCCAACGTCGACAAGCTGTTCGAACTGTTCGACTTCTATGAAAGCGAAGCCAAGCGCCTGATCGAACTCGACCAGCCGCTACCGTTGCCAAGCTATGAAATGGTGTTGAAGGCGTCCCATACCTTCAACCTGCTGGACGCCCGCCGTGCCATTTCGGTGACTGCGCGCCAGCAATACATCCTGCGTGTACGCACCCTGGCGCGTTCCGTCGCCCAAGCCTACCTGCTGGCTCGCGCCAAGCTGGGCTTCCCGATGGCAACCCCGGATTTGCGTGATGAAGTGTTGGCTAAGCTGGAGGCTGCACAATGA
- a CDS encoding DNA-3-methyladenine glycosylase I, with translation MPRCFWCSEDPLYMAYHDQEWGTPLRDAQGLFELLLLEGFQAGLSWITVLRKREHYRKVLFGFDAQRLAQLSDAEIEALMQDPGIVRNRLKLNATRRNAAAWLALEDPVGLLWSFVGGVPKVNHFKDRSEVPAITPEAEAMSKALKKAGFTFVGPTICYAFMQASGMVMDHTQDCDRYADLTNAG, from the coding sequence ATGCCACGCTGCTTTTGGTGTTCTGAAGATCCGCTGTACATGGCTTATCACGATCAGGAGTGGGGAACGCCGCTGCGCGATGCGCAGGGTCTGTTCGAGTTGCTTTTGCTCGAAGGGTTCCAGGCGGGCCTGTCCTGGATCACCGTTTTACGCAAACGCGAGCATTATCGAAAGGTCTTGTTCGGCTTTGACGCACAGCGTCTGGCACAACTGAGCGATGCTGAAATCGAAGCGCTGATGCAGGACCCAGGCATCGTGCGCAATCGCTTGAAGCTCAACGCCACCCGCCGCAACGCCGCGGCCTGGCTGGCGCTGGAGGATCCGGTGGGCTTGCTCTGGTCATTTGTCGGCGGCGTGCCCAAGGTCAACCACTTCAAGGATCGCAGCGAGGTTCCGGCGATTACACCCGAGGCCGAAGCCATGAGCAAAGCCTTGAAAAAAGCCGGTTTTACCTTCGTCGGCCCAACCATTTGCTACGCGTTCATGCAGGCCTCCGGCATGGTCATGGACCACACCCAAGACTGCGACCGTTACGCGGACTTGACCAACGCCGGTTAG
- the gmhB gene encoding D-glycero-beta-D-manno-heptose 1,7-bisphosphate 7-phosphatase produces the protein MMLKLLILDRDGVINYDSDAYIKSVAEWIPLPGSIEAIAQLSKAGWTVAIATNQSGIARGYYDIATLDAMHARLRTLVAEQGGEVGLVVYCPHGPDEGCDCRKPKPGMLKTIAEHYKVPLAGLWFVGDSLGDLEAAKAVDSQPVLVKTGKGEKTQAKNLPVGTLIFDDLAAVAAELINN, from the coding sequence ATCATGTTGAAACTGCTGATTCTCGATCGGGACGGGGTGATCAATTACGACTCCGACGCTTACATCAAGTCGGTGGCGGAATGGATTCCACTGCCCGGCTCGATCGAGGCCATCGCGCAGTTGAGCAAAGCCGGCTGGACGGTGGCCATCGCCACCAACCAGTCCGGCATCGCCCGCGGTTACTACGACATCGCCACCCTGGACGCCATGCACGCGCGCTTGCGCACGTTGGTGGCGGAGCAGGGCGGTGAGGTGGGGCTGGTGGTGTACTGCCCCCACGGGCCGGATGAGGGCTGCGATTGCCGCAAACCCAAACCTGGGATGTTGAAAACCATTGCAGAACATTACAAGGTGCCCTTGGCTGGGCTATGGTTCGTCGGGGACAGCCTCGGTGACTTGGAGGCGGCCAAAGCCGTCGATTCTCAGCCAGTTTTGGTGAAGACCGGGAAAGGCGAAAAGACCCAGGCGAAGAACCTGCCGGTAGGCACTTTGATTTTTGACGATCTGGCGGCGGTTGCCGCAGAACTTATTAACAACTAG